Proteins from a single region of Abyssalbus ytuae:
- a CDS encoding glycoside hydrolase family 31 protein, whose protein sequence is MEDKIYVHNLPPEADINVVIPPAWAFGIIYGAYTNQEQSIELINQIIEYDYPIDAFWIDSWIWDWKNKGKGPDKYMDFVGDTISYPHMEGMWDYMKEKNIKSGMWMWDCILKPGNEEVYNNFKERGYFTHEFINTNGWHNGTQTTIIGDDSKEVKGTWCGNIDFNNDEAVAYFKLKTKHFFDKGLDFIKLDRTDAINVCKRMFEMSQDFGKETRGRGFILSHSNGVNNEEYKKYPGKWTDDTRSDWSYETQSREFSPWLPKVSFKENLAMYTDTNKHFHKIPFLANDMGGFAVSNNGYIDEELYIRWLEFAMFVPLTTPFSQPENKTGNIAFKVSERANRIFKEYAHLKMKLFPYIYSYAHKSRIEGINTIRLVPGHLYQYQFGEEILVAPVYESSQTRRKLYLPGTSKWINYWSGEVYQGGQEIITDAPLDKIPLFIKQGAIIPQRKYSRSIESGNNNIIELHIYPGSEGSFSLIEDDGISNHYLKGVYALTNMELKTNKKGFNLVINPVSGCYEGMKELRQWEIIIHDSKVPATVKLEEKELKFKISKRSMLIDPFKSDKKEKCIVKFEYD, encoded by the coding sequence GTGGAAGACAAAATTTATGTACATAATTTACCTCCGGAAGCAGACATAAATGTGGTTATTCCTCCGGCATGGGCTTTTGGAATTATTTATGGAGCATATACCAATCAAGAACAAAGCATTGAATTAATTAACCAGATTATAGAGTATGATTATCCTATTGATGCTTTTTGGATTGACTCCTGGATTTGGGATTGGAAAAATAAAGGCAAAGGCCCTGATAAATATATGGATTTTGTGGGCGATACAATTTCCTACCCTCATATGGAAGGTATGTGGGACTATATGAAAGAAAAAAATATAAAATCAGGAATGTGGATGTGGGATTGCATTTTAAAACCAGGCAATGAAGAGGTGTATAATAATTTTAAAGAAAGAGGATATTTCACGCATGAGTTTATCAACACTAATGGTTGGCATAACGGTACACAAACAACCATAATAGGAGATGACAGCAAAGAAGTAAAAGGCACCTGGTGTGGTAACATAGACTTTAACAATGATGAAGCAGTTGCTTATTTTAAATTGAAAACCAAACATTTTTTTGACAAGGGCCTGGATTTTATCAAACTGGACAGAACAGATGCCATAAATGTTTGTAAAAGGATGTTTGAAATGTCTCAGGATTTTGGAAAAGAAACCAGGGGTCGTGGGTTTATCCTGTCACATAGTAATGGTGTAAATAATGAAGAGTATAAAAAATATCCCGGAAAATGGACCGATGATACCCGGTCAGATTGGTCTTATGAAACTCAAAGCCGGGAATTTTCTCCCTGGCTGCCTAAAGTTTCTTTTAAAGAAAATCTTGCCATGTACACTGATACGAATAAACATTTTCATAAAATTCCTTTTTTGGCCAATGATATGGGTGGGTTTGCCGTTAGTAATAATGGATATATTGATGAAGAATTATATATACGGTGGCTGGAGTTTGCCATGTTTGTACCCTTAACAACTCCTTTCTCCCAACCCGAAAACAAAACAGGAAATATAGCTTTTAAAGTTTCCGAAAGGGCAAACCGGATATTTAAAGAATATGCCCACTTAAAAATGAAATTATTTCCCTATATCTACAGTTATGCCCACAAATCGAGAATAGAAGGGATAAACACCATACGACTCGTTCCTGGTCATTTATATCAATACCAGTTTGGGGAAGAAATTTTGGTAGCACCGGTATATGAATCGTCTCAAACCAGAAGAAAATTATATTTACCGGGAACCTCAAAATGGATAAACTATTGGAGTGGAGAAGTTTATCAAGGCGGACAAGAAATTATAACGGATGCCCCTCTTGATAAAATCCCGCTGTTTATAAAACAGGGAGCCATTATACCACAACGTAAATACTCACGATCCATTGAATCAGGGAATAATAATATAATAGAACTGCATATATATCCGGGTAGTGAAGGAAGTTTTTCCTTAATAGAAGATGATGGTATAAGTAATCATTATTTAAAAGGTGTATATGCACTTACTAATATGGAGCTGAAAACAAATAAGAAAGGATTTAACCTTGTAATTAATCCTGTGTCAGGTTGTTATGAAGGGATGAAGGAGCTTCGCCAATGGGAAATAATAATTCATGATAGTAAAGTCCCGGCAACAGTAAAACTGGAAGAGAAAGAGCTAAAATTTAAGATTTCAAAAAGATCAATGTTAATAGATCCTTTTAAATCGGATAAAAAAGAAAAGTGTATTGTGAAGTTTGAATATGATTAA
- a CDS encoding GH92 family glycosyl hydrolase produces the protein MPFLIQYKKLILCSLVLMVSVQLRCQIPPSTIAENAKYINPFICTANDHGQTDPSAGVPFGMAKPCADTYPLGHAGYNYNSNKILGFSNTRISGVGCDGAGGNIRIFPSVIGDTTLQSLKSDFFKETEVAKAGYYYVKLKNNIAVELSATRNTAFHQYNFPKTSKPILVIDLSSSFNGKAQEHHQIHDNGIISGWVSGKNVCNKGNYKFYFAIKTTREFYAAEEINSKICLKYKSQEDNSILLKCALSVVSRQHAVNNLKESDSYSFENVVKKAYSEWNKKANVIKVETENDTLKRIFYSHLFHALQTPFSVSEEDGSYKGSNARIYSNSGKRYFHGWSVWDTFRTKLPLFTLLYPEDLSEMMGSVKELYKQGKPQWASETEPFITVRTEHSVIALLDAYKKGLLNFSLEEIYPLLEKEISGLSFKTPDNVLELSYDIWALAQISKELNKADEYKYYLKKAHQYKNIWIEKFKYMDDRSDIMHGDGLYEGTLWQYRWFVPFDIDGLQALVGGKKDFEEQLDYFFKEELFNIGNQPDIQTPYLYNYTASPWKTQQLINKILTRETNNWYGTHHKLKTPVTKKVFTDTPEGYIAEMDDDAGTMASWFIWSSIGLYPICPGEPVLAITSPLFNRTVIKTKSEDLEIIAHNLTKKAIYIQKITLNGEPLENFFISFNKIKNGGKLELFMSEKPY, from the coding sequence ATGCCATTCTTAATTCAATATAAAAAATTAATACTTTGTAGCCTGGTTTTGATGGTTTCTGTACAATTGCGATGTCAAATACCACCTTCAACAATAGCTGAGAATGCCAAATATATAAATCCGTTTATATGTACGGCTAATGATCACGGACAAACTGATCCTTCAGCCGGTGTTCCTTTCGGCATGGCTAAACCCTGTGCCGACACGTATCCATTGGGGCATGCCGGCTATAATTATAATTCAAATAAAATATTAGGATTTTCAAATACCCGGATTTCAGGAGTGGGATGTGATGGAGCAGGAGGTAACATTCGTATTTTTCCTTCTGTAATTGGTGACACTACCCTGCAATCATTAAAAAGTGATTTTTTTAAAGAAACAGAAGTAGCCAAGGCCGGATATTATTATGTAAAACTTAAAAATAATATTGCCGTAGAGTTGTCCGCAACGAGAAACACAGCTTTTCATCAGTATAATTTCCCGAAAACTTCAAAACCCATACTTGTTATTGACCTGTCTTCATCTTTTAACGGAAAGGCTCAGGAACACCATCAAATACACGATAATGGGATAATTTCAGGATGGGTATCCGGAAAAAATGTTTGTAATAAAGGAAATTATAAGTTTTATTTTGCGATTAAAACAACCCGGGAATTTTATGCGGCAGAAGAAATAAATTCAAAGATCTGTTTAAAATACAAATCACAGGAAGATAACTCCATTTTACTAAAATGTGCCTTGTCAGTGGTAAGCAGGCAACATGCTGTTAACAATCTAAAAGAGAGTGATAGTTATAGCTTTGAAAACGTTGTTAAGAAGGCTTATTCCGAATGGAATAAAAAAGCCAATGTAATTAAAGTGGAAACCGAAAATGATACCTTAAAACGTATTTTTTACAGCCACCTTTTTCACGCTTTACAAACACCCTTTTCTGTGAGTGAAGAAGATGGTTCTTATAAAGGGAGCAATGCCCGGATATATTCTAATTCGGGAAAAAGGTATTTTCATGGATGGTCTGTTTGGGATACCTTTCGTACCAAATTGCCTCTTTTCACCCTGCTTTATCCTGAAGATTTAAGTGAAATGATGGGGTCGGTTAAAGAACTTTATAAACAAGGCAAACCCCAATGGGCTTCCGAAACCGAACCATTTATTACCGTTCGTACGGAACACTCTGTAATAGCATTGCTGGATGCTTACAAAAAGGGCTTGTTAAATTTTTCCCTGGAAGAAATTTATCCCCTGCTGGAGAAAGAAATAAGCGGTTTATCATTTAAGACTCCTGATAACGTACTGGAATTATCTTACGATATTTGGGCGCTGGCTCAAATATCAAAAGAATTAAACAAGGCTGATGAGTATAAATATTACCTGAAAAAAGCACATCAGTATAAAAATATTTGGATTGAGAAATTTAAATATATGGACGATAGATCCGATATTATGCATGGAGATGGCTTATATGAAGGCACTCTCTGGCAGTATAGATGGTTTGTTCCTTTTGATATAGACGGGCTTCAGGCATTGGTTGGTGGTAAAAAAGATTTTGAAGAACAACTGGATTACTTTTTTAAGGAAGAACTTTTTAATATTGGTAATCAACCGGACATTCAAACCCCCTACCTTTATAATTATACGGCATCTCCCTGGAAAACTCAACAACTGATCAATAAAATTCTTACCCGTGAAACAAACAACTGGTACGGCACCCACCATAAATTAAAAACTCCGGTTACAAAAAAAGTGTTTACCGACACTCCTGAAGGATACATCGCGGAGATGGATGATGATGCAGGCACAATGGCATCATGGTTTATTTGGTCGTCCATTGGGTTATACCCTATTTGTCCGGGTGAACCGGTACTGGCAATTACTTCGCCTTTATTTAACCGTACCGTTATTAAAACAAAAAGTGAAGATTTGGAGATTATTGCCCACAATTTAACCAAAAAGGCCATATATATTCAAAAAATCACTTTAAATGGTGAGCCTCTGGAGAATTTTTTTATCAGTTTCAATAAAATAAAAAACGGCGGAAAACTGGAACTTTTTATGAGTGAAAAGCCGTATTG